From Candidatus Omnitrophota bacterium, the proteins below share one genomic window:
- a CDS encoding DUF4838 domain-containing protein, which yields MRALAGIFAVLFSYAASVGAETLDLSQMGGWTIVVADDALASEQYAAQEFQSLFKQAADIELPIAAQPPADARNVFIGPSEAMSRSSAAVSLDGLGEEDLRLRVTADNIVIAGGRPRGTLYGVYEFMERYLDGRFLTFDHTYFPAAKWRISWLIPCEEYTYKPPFAFRWPYYKENYDHHDFAARQRVNTTPSEDQYGGISNQSLISHTLYHFLPVEKYGAEHPEYFALVDGERKLKMGGGGPEVCVTNPDVIEIVAENVIHDLDANPNQKNISVSQNDNDDYCRCEKCEEITQREGTPMGPHLAFVNAVAERVEKKYPGVKIGTLAYWYTRKPPKTIQPRANVQIQLCSIECCTLYPIDDPGSKKNREFCQDMDDWSKICSDIWVWNYNTNFSFYDLPFPNLRAIGPNVKYFLKNNVKGLFMQANGNGNSGELCDLRNYVLSRCIWNPALDSWALAEEFCRLHYRGAAQPILDYLTMLHDNAEASGYEPNCFPRPVELGLRPEISEKAYDYFQKALTLADNESIRARVEKASICAYRAVLETCGQTVLEEGKIKVTYPEKFGNVIERYKELCQRHNMTMAAETMPAEEYFKTLDKAAKEGVEAVRLENSQWRLTFVPGRNGRMVEMIYKPAQRNLLFDVGRVGLARFTHEGTCQELGLKGYDHNQPSEFTAQAEENSLTLSKTLPDGSTLVRRMALSEEAPSKISCETTLTHNSDEPKVYQIKMRPEFDTDVLSDDCKVLSAYIKNDDWILFNEGWKNANGPQSDLLKNAKGGAYAFFNHAKGYGVLETYDAEKLSPSLLWNTGRPHANLELISGEVELKKGESLTLPYQFEYLDKPPFE from the coding sequence CGATCGTCGTCGCGGACGATGCGCTGGCCAGCGAGCAGTACGCCGCCCAGGAATTTCAGTCGCTCTTCAAACAGGCGGCGGATATCGAACTGCCCATCGCCGCCCAACCGCCCGCCGACGCTCGTAACGTATTCATCGGCCCCAGCGAAGCCATGAGCCGCAGTTCGGCGGCCGTCTCTCTCGATGGGCTGGGCGAAGAGGATTTGCGCCTCCGCGTCACAGCGGACAACATCGTTATCGCGGGAGGACGTCCGCGTGGAACGCTGTATGGCGTCTATGAATTCATGGAGCGCTATCTGGACGGGCGGTTTTTGACGTTCGATCATACCTATTTCCCGGCGGCGAAATGGCGGATTTCCTGGTTGATTCCCTGCGAGGAATATACGTACAAGCCGCCTTTCGCTTTCCGCTGGCCGTATTATAAAGAGAATTACGATCATCACGATTTCGCCGCGCGGCAGCGCGTCAATACCACGCCCAGCGAGGATCAATACGGCGGAATTTCGAACCAGAGTTTAATCAGCCATACGCTCTATCATTTTCTTCCCGTAGAGAAATACGGCGCGGAACATCCCGAATATTTCGCCCTTGTCGATGGAGAGCGCAAGTTGAAAATGGGCGGCGGCGGGCCGGAAGTTTGCGTAACCAATCCCGACGTCATCGAGATCGTGGCGGAAAACGTCATTCACGATCTGGACGCCAATCCCAACCAAAAGAATATCAGCGTCAGTCAGAACGACAACGACGATTATTGCCGCTGCGAGAAATGCGAGGAGATTACCCAGCGCGAAGGAACGCCGATGGGACCGCATCTCGCCTTCGTCAACGCCGTGGCCGAGCGCGTGGAAAAGAAATATCCCGGCGTCAAGATCGGCACGCTGGCCTACTGGTATACGCGCAAGCCGCCCAAGACCATCCAGCCGCGGGCGAATGTGCAAATCCAACTTTGCAGCATCGAATGCTGCACGCTCTATCCCATCGACGATCCCGGCAGCAAGAAGAATCGCGAGTTCTGCCAGGACATGGACGACTGGAGCAAAATTTGCAGCGACATTTGGGTGTGGAATTACAATACGAATTTCAGTTTTTACGATCTGCCTTTTCCCAATCTGCGCGCCATCGGCCCCAATGTGAAGTATTTTCTGAAGAACAACGTCAAGGGATTGTTCATGCAGGCCAACGGCAACGGCAATTCCGGCGAGCTGTGCGATCTGCGCAATTACGTCCTATCCCGCTGCATCTGGAATCCGGCGTTGGACAGTTGGGCGCTGGCCGAAGAGTTTTGCCGGCTGCATTATCGCGGCGCGGCGCAGCCCATTTTGGATTATTTGACCATGCTGCACGACAACGCCGAGGCTTCCGGCTACGAACCGAATTGCTTCCCCCGCCCGGTGGAGTTGGGCTTGCGGCCGGAGATTTCGGAGAAAGCGTACGATTATTTTCAAAAGGCGCTGACGCTGGCGGATAACGAATCCATCCGCGCCCGCGTGGAAAAAGCGTCCATCTGCGCCTATCGCGCCGTGCTCGAAACTTGCGGACAGACCGTCTTGGAAGAGGGAAAGATAAAAGTAACATACCCGGAAAAATTCGGAAATGTCATCGAACGCTATAAGGAACTCTGCCAACGCCATAACATGACGATGGCGGCGGAAACCATGCCCGCCGAAGAATATTTTAAAACGCTGGATAAGGCGGCGAAGGAAGGCGTCGAAGCCGTCCGCCTCGAAAATTCGCAATGGCGTCTGACGTTCGTTCCGGGAAGAAACGGGCGCATGGTGGAAATGATTTATAAGCCCGCCCAGCGCAATCTTCTCTTCGACGTTGGCCGCGTCGGCCTGGCGAGATTCACCCACGAAGGAACTTGTCAGGAATTGGGACTGAAAGGATACGATCACAATCAACCATCCGAATTTACGGCGCAGGCGGAGGAAAATTCGCTGACGTTATCCAAGACGCTGCCCGACGGCTCGACGCTAGTGCGGCGCATGGCTTTATCCGAAGAAGCCCCGAGTAAAATTTCCTGCGAGACGACGCTGACCCATAACAGCGACGAGCCGAAAGTTTATCAAATCAAGATGCGCCCCGAATTCGATACGGACGTTTTGTCTGACGATTGCAAAGTTCTATCGGCTTATATCAAGAATGACGATTGGATTTTGTTTAATGAAGGTTGGAAAAATGCAAACGGCCCACAAAGCGATTTATTGAAGAACGCTAAAGGCGGCGCTTACGCTTTCTTCAACCATGCGAAGGGCTATGGCGTGTTGGAAACCTACGACGCGGAAAAACTCTCGCCTTCGCTATTGTGGAATACGGGCCGCCCTCACGCGAATCTGGAATTGATTTCCGGCGAGGTGGAATTGAAGAAAGGCGAGTCGTTGACGCTGCCGTATCAATTCGAATATTTAGATAAACCGCCTTTTGAATGA
- a CDS encoding TIM barrel protein has protein sequence MARTDKYRFSFGPWNIHEGGDPFGPVVRKERSFANKLKEYKKLGYSGVQLHDDDVVPADWDEIQTRKGVARVRKAIEGEGLKPEFVAPRLWEDPRTIDGGVTSNNVKERQYAIDRSKRCVDIANMVGTNLIVWWPAREGTYMRESKDAKVSIDRMVEWLDILLDHDPNVKILGEMKPNEPMDQAYCPTVGHFLALSYRSKDPKRVGALIESAHSILAGLDPSDDMAFALSCGKLWSVHLNDQNGLKYDQDRSFGSVNLRRAFNQVDVLDQNGFGLNGEYVGLDVKAIRTQKDADATLHLKNSRETFNLLLSVSRSIDRKALESLRQKRNYEAIDALILKTLMNVK, from the coding sequence ATGGCAAGAACCGATAAATACCGTTTTTCGTTTGGCCCGTGGAACATTCACGAGGGCGGCGATCCTTTTGGACCCGTCGTGCGCAAGGAACGTTCATTTGCGAACAAATTGAAAGAATATAAAAAACTGGGCTATTCGGGCGTACAACTGCACGACGACGACGTCGTCCCCGCCGACTGGGACGAAATCCAAACCCGCAAGGGCGTCGCCCGCGTGCGCAAGGCGATCGAGGGCGAAGGACTGAAGCCGGAATTCGTCGCGCCGCGATTGTGGGAAGACCCGCGCACCATCGACGGCGGCGTCACCTCCAACAATGTGAAAGAACGGCAATACGCCATCGACCGCTCCAAGCGCTGCGTAGATATCGCCAATATGGTCGGAACCAATCTGATCGTCTGGTGGCCCGCCCGCGAGGGAACCTACATGCGTGAATCCAAAGACGCCAAGGTCTCTATCGACCGCATGGTGGAATGGCTGGATATCCTGCTCGATCACGATCCCAACGTCAAAATCTTAGGCGAGATGAAGCCCAACGAGCCGATGGATCAAGCCTATTGCCCCACCGTCGGCCATTTCCTGGCGCTTTCCTATCGCTCCAAGGATCCCAAGCGCGTTGGGGCGTTGATCGAATCGGCCCATTCCATCCTGGCGGGGCTTGATCCTTCCGACGATATGGCCTTCGCGCTTTCCTGCGGCAAATTGTGGAGCGTGCATCTCAACGACCAAAACGGTTTGAAATATGACCAGGACCGTTCCTTTGGCTCCGTCAACCTGCGCCGCGCCTTCAACCAGGTGGACGTGTTGGATCAAAACGGCTTCGGCCTCAACGGCGAATACGTCGGCCTCGACGTAAAAGCAATCCGCACGCAAAAAGACGCGGACGCGACGCTGCACCTGAAAAACAGCCGCGAGACGTTCAACCTGCTTTTAAGCGTCTCCCGCTCCATCGACCGTAAAGCGCTGGAATCGCTGCGGCAGAAGCGCAATTACGAAGCCATCGATGCGCTGATCTTGAAAACGCTGATGAATGTAAAATAG